TCTTAATTTATTCAATCCTGTGTCTGGTACATACTGACCGTCCCAGTCCAGCAACACAGTGCACAGCCACACAGCAGCCAGGTTCGTCTCTAAACTTTGTCTGTAGCAGGTTCAACCAGTCGTCCACCACCTGGTCTGGAGGAGCTGAGCCATCATCAAATGGCCAATcctggaaggaaaaggaagTCTTTGTTTGATCTGCTGTTTTAGCTGCTAACATATCACCTGTCGTGGGTTTGTGGCAACGAGGTTAAATTCCCAACATGTTATCTATGAAAAAATATCACCTCTTAAGTAAATCCTTCAAACTTacatataaaccacacacatgaacactaacaaaaaatattttttctgatcATGAAAAACATGggactataaaatcttcattcCAAATATACACCAgataggatgaacacaaagttctcTAACCTCCCTCATTTATAAAAAGCTCTACACAaaacgtccagcacacaaacaataaaaagtgacagtatattgagGAACTTGAGACGAAAGAGACCAGCACACTTTAAACtgacaggtttagaacgggcactgcactagtcaGCTTCAATGGCAGATTCACATTCATCACTTACCAGAACTTGTATGCCTTCTTGTTCGACCGGTGTCTTGTCATATGTAGCAGCACACACTCGTACCAAGGTGTTAACGCCATATGCCTTCAGATCCTATCAGAGTACAGTCATTATTAAAGATATCAAGACTTCCACAATTACATAACAGCAAAGAAATGCAATCTTAAAAAATGCGCTACCTCTATACACCTTCCCAGTTGTGCATTGGTGGGGTTGTGCGTGATGAGGAATCTCAGACAGTCATAGGAGATCTCCACTGGAGCCGGTCGGTTCATGTTTAGACCAACAGAGGTTTGTTGACGAAGAATTAAAGATAAGAAGAAAAGTGTgcttttcaaaagaaaatgtaaaactctagaacactaaaaaaaaaatcactaaaCTACAAATTATTTATGGgcaacaaatgtaaatattctaCTCCTTTGGCGATAAAAAGtagtttgaattaaaaacacaggggaaaaagataaataaagaagaaacaggataaaaatctaaacttttttggcagtgaaggaaaaaataaaaacaaatcgCTTCAAAACTAAATTTTCAATTTAGCAGATTGGGATGAAGACGACTGGAGAAGACACCTAAagtccagaagaaaaaaaattgaggacagaaaatatatatccttccttccttccaaaTCTCTTAGCCCATTCAGAGAAGACTCGAGAGAGTAAGATGTGAAGCAGGAAGGAAAAGCAGGAAAGTAGAAGAGCAGAAAGGAAACTCCTGGTCCAAATCCTCCCCCACTCCCCAGGACAGGTGACAGACTGAAGGTTGGCTTGTCTTCATATGGGTTGAACAAGATGGCAGGAAGGAcctgtgagagagaaaaacagtctTAAAATGTATTACAATGCTCTGAGTCTAACTaacgctgctttcagacatgcatggAAGTCTGGACATTGGGACATTTcttgctctatatgcaaataaacatatCCAGAAATTCTGTTTGGGAAACCAAATTATTTAGTTTAAACCCAGTCTGAGATTACAGTACctgatgtcactgtgtttgAGTGTATGTCGTATGTGTGTTGAGACGAGCGCAAGCTCAGtagagaggagtcaggaggggctgaattaATCTCATGCAGCTTTGCTGTAAGTAAAGATTtcaccaatttaagaaaagtatcaatcaTCATGTGGCgttcagtgttaatattgtggcattggccacaaacaaatcaatgtatggacacagagacatgtaaaacagtttaattttttgtgaaactgtagcaggtcagagacatcagctgagtaaGTGGTacttcatatgtggcccaggacgcatTTGCGTTTACAGAGCAAAACTAATGTGAccacatgcgtcccagaccACTTCTgaatgtggtttttgtgatcggatctcaggacaTATTCAGGTGCGTTGAAATTAGTGCAGACCACTTGTGATTGAATCACTCAGtacggatgttaataccaggtctgaacagggtctatGTCAACACTGATATACTACTCTCTGTTGTCACTGGACTGTAACAAAGTAATAACTGTGAACCTGTCTCTGACCTGATGTCCctgcataaacacacaaccaGTCTGTATCAAAACACACCTGTGTAGGTGAATGGCAGTGTGTGTGCCTTGCTGCTGTCTCCTGTTCACTTGTCCACAATGAGCATCAGGTGCTGGGCTTGGCAAAACTCCCCTCCAAGCCTCGCAAACGCCATACATGTGCAGCCTGAGAGACACAAAGGGAAATGGGTTGTCATGCGTTATATGATATACTGCCAACATGCACTGTATCAACAGGTGGCATCGGAGCCTCCTGGCACACACTCACTGTGCTGAGAGCTGAGGAGATGGTTCATTGAGCGCACACAGGAGAATGTGACGGCTCCGGGAAGTAGACACACcattgatgatgatgctgctgctgatgttctgGCTCCTGGCTGACAACGGCCCGCTAGCTTAATGCTAACCTGCTGCGTAGGAGAAAGCGTGTTAATATTGGACAGTTAGCAATCTACCTGCGTTACGTGTCTACGAGGACCTGTGGCAACACCAACCTCCCCGTTCAGACGTTAGCATTAGCTCGTGTGTGGCTAATGTGTTACTATCCCGTGAACGGAAGGGTTCGCTTTTAAGTGTGATTGACGGGACATATAATACTCAACGAACGTTACAGAACACAGCGTTTCAGAGCGAATGGGTACAGTAAGCTGAGATGCTATCAACAATCTGATTCTTCACCTGCAGGTTGCAGACAGTGATTGGCTCTCAGCTAACAGTGTAGCACAGTGTAGCACAGTGTA
The sequence above is drawn from the Hippoglossus hippoglossus isolate fHipHip1 chromosome 22, fHipHip1.pri, whole genome shotgun sequence genome and encodes:
- the LOC117756230 gene encoding protein tyrosine phosphatase type IVA 2-like, which produces MNRPAPVEISYDCLRFLITHNPTNAQLGRCIEDLKAYGVNTLVRVCAATYDKTPVEQEGIQVLDWPFDDGSAPPDQVVDDWLNLLQTKFRDEPGCCVAVHCVAGLGRAPVLVALALIECGMEYEDAVHFIRLKRRGAFNSKQLLYLESYKPKLCLRSKDANGQSCCIQ